TGGAATATTGACCGCTTCGCGCTCTGGTGAAATCCGCAAGGCGACATGGGATCAAATCGATCTGAACACTAAGGTGTGGACGATACCGGCAAAGAATATGAAGGGCGGAAAGGAGCATCGTGTGCCGCTTAGTCCTGCTGTGGTTGCTCTACTGAAAGCATTGCCAGCATCGAACAGCAACTTCGTGTTTCCTTCGCCCAAGGGCAACATGATGAGTGACATGGGCATATCGTCGCTGGTGCGCCGTATGAATAAGCCTGTCCCCGTATGGGTTGACCCAAAGCAGAACGATAAACCAATAGTCCCGCACGGTTTTCGGTCTAGTTTCAAGGACTGGGCCCGTGCCTCGGCGGTAGGTTTTGATGATGAGGTTAGCGAACTCGCGTTGGCTCATATAAACAGTGACGCCACCCGTGCCGCGTATGCTCGCGATGAACTGTTGCCGCTGCGCAAGAGGATGATGCAGCAATGGGCCGAATATTGTGCAGGGCAGGGTGAGGGGGTTCAGCGGGCGGTTTCATGACCGCATGGCTGGCGCAGCTGAAACATGGACAAGGAAGTCCGTTGCCATGTTTCGATCTATGCGTATAGAGTGCGTCGCAATGGTTTTTGCGCGAAATATGTTGCGCCCAGTTTCTGCGCTGAAAAATAAAAACACAACAAAACAATGGGTTATAGATTTTTCGGGTAGGTCACCCAGGATTGAGCCAATTACAATAGACGGAAATCAAAGTCAAATTGGTGGCAATCCGTGATTTCAAAACCCCAGTTTCCCAAGCCGGTATCGATTACACCTGGCTGCACACGGTGGCAGCTAACCACGCTTGAAGAATACGAAAATCAGCACGGCGCGAACAATGCGCAACGTAGCCCGAACGAAGAAAGTTTTCTTACCGTTGCTCAGGTGGCAGCCCGTTACAACGTCAAGCCCGCAACTGTGTGGCGTTGGGCTCGCGAGGGGCGGAGTGCAGCAGCATGAGCGCCCAACCCGTGTATTTCGTCGCGACTAAAGACGCGAACAATAACGCCCCGAAATTTATCGTCGCCGGGCCTTTCGATAATTATCTACACGCCAAGCACATAAAAGAACTGGCTAGTCAAAAACTAGCGGTGTTCGCAGAAAGAAAGCGTATTGACGGCGATTCTGATTTTATCCTGATGGCCTAATTAACTGTGCTGTTTATCACCAGTTGAAATAGGCAAAAAAATGCGCCCGACCGGATTGGATCACCGAGCGGACGCATTGCAGGGAATGGCAACTTTCTGCGCGGTAATTATAACACACGCGCAGTTTATCCAGCGGGCAAAACTGCATGATTAAACTATCGATCCAAGAGCTAATAGAAAACATTCCAGACGGAATGAAGAACGCTAAGCGGTGGGTCTTGTGGTGCGAGGAATACAAACCCGGTAACGAGAAACCTAGCAAGGTTCCCTATTACGCGGACGGCACCAAAAGGCGCGGCACGCTTGACGCACCTGAAGACGTGGCACGCTTCGCCACTTTCGATCAGGCTTTAGTGGCCTTGAAGTCTGGCAGCTACGCCGGGCTTGCCTTTGCACTCGGGCCGGACGGGACGGGCAACAATTGGCAAGGCATAGACCTGGATAATTCCAGCAAACACCCGCACCACGCTTCAATTATCGAAGACGCTCCCGCCTACATTGAAAAGAGTCCCAGCGGTGACGGCTGGCACATCATTGGTTATGGCAAGCAGTTCAAACAGTTCGTCAACCACGCTGAAGGCATCGAATGCTATTCGGAGCGCCGGTTTTTCACCGTGTCAGGAGTCGCTGAAGGTGGCGAGCCAAATGCTTGCTTAGCCGATACAGTTGAGCAATTGCGTGCGATCTACGCCCCAGCCAAACCCGCACAGACACCGCCCCGCACGCCAAAAAACGACGCATACCGCGCCACCAATGACGCAGCAATGGCGAATCTGGCCGCATGGGTGCCAGAGCTATACCCCGATGCAATACCGCAACAAAACGGCGGATACCGCGTTACGTCTGATGCACTAGACCGCCCCCTTGAAGAAGACCTTTCATTTCATCGAGACGGCATTAAAGATTTTGGCTTGCATGACATTGGCGACCCCCACGAAGGACGCCGCAGGCCGATAGATGCCGTTATGGATGCGTTTGCACGGCGCGGAGAAACGATAGACGCAGCACAAGCCAAAGCCTGGCTTGATGAGCGCCTACAGCCGCCCACGCTGAGCTATGACGAGTGTATGGCACTAGCTCAAGACCTAGGCGCCGAAAGCTCGCCAGACGCCATACAGGAAGTTGTCGAGGCTGCCCGGCACTTGCCACGGATCGCCAAGAGCAAGATTCACAAGGCGATCAATAAGGCAGCCGGAGTAACGCTGGGCGATATACGCGCAGTAGATGCGGGCGAGCGCCACAAAGACACCACGGACGACCTGACGCACGCGCAAGCAATTGTTCTGCAAATAGGAGGCTCGAACCTTCTATACGCAAACAACAACGCCTATATGTACAACGACGCTGGCCTATGGCCACGCATAGACGACCGAGAACTGAAGCAGTGGGCCGCAAACCAGCTGAGCGCGTCTGGCGAGCCAGCAACGGCAACAAGAACCGCTGGCATTGCCGACATGCTGAAGACGTGTCTGT
The Oceanococcus atlanticus DNA segment above includes these coding regions:
- a CDS encoding phage/plasmid primase, P4 family codes for the protein MIKLSIQELIENIPDGMKNAKRWVLWCEEYKPGNEKPSKVPYYADGTKRRGTLDAPEDVARFATFDQALVALKSGSYAGLAFALGPDGTGNNWQGIDLDNSSKHPHHASIIEDAPAYIEKSPSGDGWHIIGYGKQFKQFVNHAEGIECYSERRFFTVSGVAEGGEPNACLADTVEQLRAIYAPAKPAQTPPRTPKNDAYRATNDAAMANLAAWVPELYPDAIPQQNGGYRVTSDALDRPLEEDLSFHRDGIKDFGLHDIGDPHEGRRRPIDAVMDAFARRGETIDAAQAKAWLDERLQPPTLSYDECMALAQDLGAESSPDAIQEVVEAARHLPRIAKSKIHKAINKAAGVTLGDIRAVDAGERHKDTTDDLTHAQAIVLQIGGSNLLYANNNAYMYNDAGLWPRIDDRELKQWAANQLSASGEPATATRTAGIADMLKTCLYVRNHEFNVGPAECVNCLNGELVLTGSGAWELKPHKREHYRTSQIAVEYDPNAEAPNFERFLGEIFHGDPDADEKAEFLLAFIGYTLMAHCIYELFLILIGSGANGKSVVLYLLQELIGKTNVCAVQPSQFGNRFQRAHLHAKLANIVTEIKQGELIDDAALKGIVSGEATTVEHKNQPPFELTPYATCWFGTNHMPHTRDFSDALSRRARILTFNNTFTPEKGNADPHLRQKLKAELPGILNLALAAYARAVRDGFKEPSSSRAARMEWQTEADQVAQFVRDQCRPNDSARLTPEQIYTHYKQWARSNSIKNTLAHSPFASRLKRLGYASSPSNGRRVVKGLEINPPETPPIIQ